Part of the Nitrospirota bacterium genome, TCACAATCCGGAACTGATGTTTGCGCTTGCCCTGCAAGAGCCCGTAAAGCGGCGTCGGCAGATCATCAAGTGAGATCTGTTCACCGCGGTAAAAGGGCTTCAATTGGCCTGCCCGAAAATCACGCAGCACCTCAGGCCATACCGATTCTGCTTCGCCGATGACTACCGCATCCCCGTGAGACTTAGCCTCTTCAGGCATGGCAGAGGCATGCATATTGCCGAAGACAACCTTGATTCCCTTGGTCCGCAGCTTTGCCGCTATTTGGTATCCCCCTACAGCGGTGGGAGTCAGGATGCTAATCGCGGCAAGATCACATTCCACTCTTTCGATTGCTTCGGGGTCAGCGCTGGCGCTGATCAATTCGATTTCGATGTCAGGATCTGCACGGCGGGTAAGCGCAGCAAGATACTCGAGGCTCGGCGGAGCCACCGGCGTCCAGCCAAACGGCAAGGGCGGGAAAATAATTGCAAGTTTCATAAACAGCTAATTGCTGATAGCTATCCGCATTAGTGTTCGATGCGAAAACCGGAATGAAAAGTCTCCATTGAGAAAGGCACGCCCCAATAACTGACAATCATCACAACGACTGCGACCAAAGAATACAATGCCAGCTTTCTGCCCCGCCAGCCAAAGGTTATGCGCAGATGCAGATATATGCCGTAAATAAGCCATGAAATGAGGGACCAGACCTCGACAGGGTCCCAGGCCCAGTAGCTTCCTTTTACCGTATTGGACCAGTACGCACCGGATATGATCATGAGCCCATACATGATAAACCCTCCGGCAACGAACCGGTAACTGAGGTTATCGAGCGCCTGCAGGTCAGGCAGTTTGTCGTATATGCCGCCGGATTTCTTTTCTTTCAGAATGTAGAAGAGACCAAGCCCTGCGGCCATCAGAACGGAACCGAAGCCCGTTGTTGCACCGATGATATGGACCCAAAGCCACCAGCTCTGCAGCGCCGGCGCAAGCTGTGTTGCGACATCCTTCATTAGCGTTCCGGCCCACCCTAACAGGACAAAGGCAACCGGCATCACCAGCACGCCCAGGGGCCGCACTTTTTTTATGGTGAACTGAAAGACCAGAAAAATCAGCATGGTGGTGAAGATGCCGAAGGTGATTGACTCGGAGATGGTAATAAAAGGCTCAATGCCGCCGGCCTTCCAGCGCAGGGCTATCGCAGCAGTATGCGGAATAAAACCCGCAAGGGCGCTGAACAGGCCTACCATAAAGAGCTTCTCATATTTTGCAATAATACCAAAGAGATAGCTGAAGGTGCTTATACCATACAAGCCGACAGCTGTCCAAAAACATACGAGTTCAGGTTTCATATAATCACCTCAGGCAAAGAACTTTCTTTGATTCATTATTTAACCACATATTTACTCGTTAAGACAATTGCACCGCACCTTGCCGGGTGCAGCTTTTCACCGATTCCTTGCGGCTGACAAACTATTAACGAGAGCTATATTCTGCTCCTTCTTATCCTGCCAATGAACGTTATGACCATACCTCCCAGTCCAATCCACAAACTGGCAAGCACGATAGGCTGACCAGGGTCATAGCGAACACTCATGGCAACCCAATATCTGACCTCCCTGGCTTCAAGATAGTAATCTCCGACACGAATCTTTTTCCCGATCGGTACCTTGCCTTCCGCAAGAGGCTTTTCAGTCGCCACGGTGCCCGTCTTTTTTCCGTCAGAATGCGCAGCTGCCATATCTTCCTTCTTCATATTGGCGTGGGGATCTGGCGCGTCCGGCTTTTGACCTGCGCCATGGTCAGGCAACGTCTCGGCCTTATGCTCGTCAGGAACTACCAATGGCCAGACGGTAAATATCGTATCTCCGGCTCTCTCTGTAAATTTTGATGGCTCGTAAGTCGCCTGGAGGCCGAACAGTGGTTTCACTGGATCCTGGGGGTACGCAAGTCCTCCAGGTCCCTCCTCCTTTGTGCCAGTCGAGTAGAGATACGTTTCATCCTTCTGCTTGAAACTTTGCAGGGGCACATGGCCACCATAGAGCTCTCGCCCCAATTTGTCGTAGAGAATGATCAGGAGCGAATATCCTTCCTTGTCGTTAAAATACTTGAAACCCCTGTATTCAAGATGGTGTGTTACATATATAATGTCCTGCTTCTTAAATATGCCCTCGCCAACCTCAATCTCATAACCTGCCCTCTTGTCCGTTCCGTCAACTTTATAGCCCCTGTGCATTTTAATAAGAGTCGTGTTGCCCTTTAATCGGGAAAGATCGAAAAAGCGGCCATGATTAATGACATCATAGCTCATGGGATCTGCATTAGGAAGGGTTTCACTTTCAGTAAGTCTGATAGTTCCGCGGAAGTAGAAGAAGCTGTTATAAACTATGCCCACCAATATTGTCACAAAACTGAGATGAAAAAGAATCATCCCAAGAGAGATGAGAGTCACTTTACGGCCCCATATTCTGCCGAAAAAACAGAACGCGACGTTCAACACCAGCAGAACAAGCAGCCCATTAAACCAGAGAGAGTTAAAGATAAGTTCCCATGCCCGCTCCCCGCGGAAAATGGTGACGCCGACAACACAGCTTATAAGAATTGCGATCAGCAATCCCATTGCAAGTTTTACAGAGGACAGTAACCCATATATTCTGCGCATCATAAGGTAAATGCCCCGAATCTGCCCGGTTCAAAATATCTGTCAAATGATGGATAGTTTCTCAAATGCATCTCCTTCGCAGGAACAAGCCTGCTGTAATCAGCGAAAGAACTTCCCGTCTTGTCATGGCCGGCAAAGTATAATTTTAAGGAAATACTCCAGGCCCGTCAATCGGAACGATATTTTCTCTTAATAAATCCGGGGGCAAAGCGCACCCCCTGTCCAGGTCTTCCGCCCTCTGATGCCTGAGACAGTCAATTAATGTTCGAGGACAACGAGCCCGCCAGCGTTTATTTCCTTCAGCAAATGAGGTGCGAACAACGAGCCGGTCGACCGCAAGGCCTGGTATTCAGCCATAGCATGATTTCTTTCTCCCAGCTGCAGATAAGTGAGCCCCAGAGAAAGATGAGCCTTCTCGTTTTCCGGCTCAAATTGGAGAACCCTGATAAACGCATATTTGGCAGCTGCAAAATCGTTCTTCATCGAGTAAGCAGCGCCAAGGTTCAGGAGGGCCCGAACATAGGACGGCTTTGCCTTGACTGCTTCGCTAAAAAGCCAGAGTGCCTCATCGACCCTTCCTGTATTAAAATAAGCCAGTCCAAGATTGTTCAAAGCCAGCCAGTTGTTTTCGGTCACCTCTATGGCATGGGTCAGAAGAGTGACAGTATTTTTCCAGTATCTGAGTTGCGTCGAGGTAAGGGCTATCATTACCGCAAGTGCAGCGGCCAAAACAATACCCCAGACCACATCATCTACCGGCCACTTCCGCATGAAACTCGCGCTTCCCCAGACAATGAATACGAACAGGCCGATAAGCGGAATATAAGAATAACGGTCCGCAATGGAATGCTGGCCGATGTGGACCAGCCCGATTACCGGCAACAGCGCTACAACGTACCACAGCCATCCCGTAATCAAAAAGGGATAGCGCCTCCGTTTCCAGAAGGCAACTCCGGTAACCAGCACAAGCGCAAACACTGAAAATAGAACCATTGCATTGGAAGGGGGTGACTCCACAAAAGGGTAAAAGACAGCTAATTTGACCGGCCAGATCATTTTGTATATGTATTCGACGTAGGATATGCAGGCCCGGGAAGCCTTCTCCAGAAATGTCAGACCGGTCACAATCTCTCCTGCCGATTGCTGGACCAGATACGTTATTGTGCTCGATCCTGCGGACAAAACAAAGAAGGGCACCTTTTCTGCAAACAATCTCGCGGGACTGGTGCTAAGCAAGCCGCTGTCCCCGGTGGCCGCTGAAACGAAGCGTCCCAGCGGCCACCAGTCGAGCAGCAGCAATACGACAGGCAGCGTAACGACCATCGGCTTGGACAACAGTCCGAGTAAGAACAGACCGAGGACGCTCAGATATCTGCTAAGCACCGGCTTCTCGGTATAGTAAATATAGGCATATACGGTCAGCATCCAGAAAAACGCACTGAGAACATCCTTGCGTTCCGCCACCCAGGCGACGGACTCGACATGCAGCGGATGAAGAGCAAATAAAACGGCAACCACGGCACTTCTCAAAGGAGTCCCCGTTGCCCTTTTCAGAAAAAGAAAAAGCAATACACTGCTGGCAACATGCAGCAGCACATTAACAAGATGATGCCAGGCAGGCTCCAGACCAAACAACTGGATATCCATCATATGCGAAATCCAGCTCAACGGAATCCAGTT contains:
- the ccsA gene encoding cytochrome c biogenesis protein CcsA, whose amino-acid sequence is MKPELVCFWTAVGLYGISTFSYLFGIIAKYEKLFMVGLFSALAGFIPHTAAIALRWKAGGIEPFITISESITFGIFTTMLIFLVFQFTIKKVRPLGVLVMPVAFVLLGWAGTLMKDVATQLAPALQSWWLWVHIIGATTGFGSVLMAAGLGLFYILKEKKSGGIYDKLPDLQALDNLSYRFVAGGFIMYGLMIISGAYWSNTVKGSYWAWDPVEVWSLISWLIYGIYLHLRITFGWRGRKLALYSLVAVVVMIVSYWGVPFSMETFHSGFRIEH
- a CDS encoding tetratricopeptide repeat protein, encoding MWLKMKAYGSKVNIWLPAAIVLITLAVFSPVLRHDFVNLDDPVIVYANPHIQSGVTFEAIRWAFTSGYESNWIPLSWISHMMDIQLFGLEPAWHHLVNVLLHVASSVLLFLFLKRATGTPLRSAVVAVLFALHPLHVESVAWVAERKDVLSAFFWMLTVYAYIYYTEKPVLSRYLSVLGLFLLGLLSKPMVVTLPVVLLLLDWWPLGRFVSAATGDSGLLSTSPARLFAEKVPFFVLSAGSSTITYLVQQSAGEIVTGLTFLEKASRACISYVEYIYKMIWPVKLAVFYPFVESPPSNAMVLFSVFALVLVTGVAFWKRRRYPFLITGWLWYVVALLPVIGLVHIGQHSIADRYSYIPLIGLFVFIVWGSASFMRKWPVDDVVWGIVLAAALAVMIALTSTQLRYWKNTVTLLTHAIEVTENNWLALNNLGLAYFNTGRVDEALWLFSEAVKAKPSYVRALLNLGAAYSMKNDFAAAKYAFIRVLQFEPENEKAHLSLGLTYLQLGERNHAMAEYQALRSTGSLFAPHLLKEINAGGLVVLEH